Proteins co-encoded in one Gossypium arboreum isolate Shixiya-1 chromosome 11, ASM2569848v2, whole genome shotgun sequence genomic window:
- the LOC128283860 gene encoding uncharacterized protein LOC128283860, which produces MNQWYKEMIQEKSQAQPPPPPTAPPVVPPVAPPPPSITETSKCSPIEKLRKFGAEEFRGRSNDGPVKAEYWRQSLKATEKISRTTSVPGRLGRGRSRQSDFRVFDRPAACVSSVQNTPQAKCQYCGRHHFGECRTKMGACYKCGATDHLIRDCPQMQKDEVE; this is translated from the exons atgaatcagtggtataagGAGATGATACAAGAAAAAAGTCAGGCTCAACCACCTCCTCCCCCTACTGCACCACCTGTGGTACCtccggttgctcctccacctccttcAATAACTGAAACTAGTAAATGTTCTCCGATTGAAAAGCTTAGGAAGTTTGGAGCTGAGGAATTTCGAGGGAGATCAAATGATGGCCCTGTAAAAGCTGAGTATTGGCGACAGAGTTTG AAAGCTACAGAAAAAATTAGTCGAACTACATCAGTACCAGGAAGATTGGGTAGAGGTAGATCAAGACAATCTGATTTCAGGGTATTCGATAGACCCGCAGCATGTGTGAGTAGTGTTCAGAATACTCCCCAGGCTAAGTGTCAATATTGTGGAAGACATCATTTCGGTGAATGCAGGACTAAGATgggggcttgttataaatgtggggctACTGATCATCTTATTCGAGATTGTCCCCAGATGCAAAAAGATGAAGTGGAATAG